The Dromaius novaehollandiae isolate bDroNov1 chromosome 32, bDroNov1.hap1, whole genome shotgun sequence genome includes a window with the following:
- the MBLAC1 gene encoding metallo-beta-lactamase domain-containing protein 1: MLPGVRTAALGAAEVPGGPYSVRVLQEGYSETLPDGCVRADGTVTLLRGGSLTVLVDTGGPWDRERLPALLAAQGLRPADVTHVVCTHGHSDHAGNVNLFPGATLLVGFDLSRGAGLYLPHGLARGQPHALEPGRLEVLPTPGHVGAHVSVAVRGTALGTVVVAGDLFEREGDEGTWQGLSEDPARQEASRRRVLAMADVIVPGHGPPFRVFREWGAGEALPDEGTPGDREKGDEGDNP; this comes from the coding sequence atgctgccGGGGGTGCGGACAGCGGCGCTGGGGGCCGCCGAGGTGCCGGGGGGCCCCTACAGCGTGCGGGTGCTGCAGGAGGGCTACAGCGAGACGCTGCCCGACGGTTGCGTGCGGGCCGACGGCACCGTCACCCTGCTGCGGGGGGGGTCCCTGACGGTGCTGGTGGACACGGGGGGGCCGTGGGACCGCGAGCGGCtgccggcgctgctggcggcccaggggctgcgcccggcCGACGTCACCCACGTCGTCTGCACCCACGGCCACTCCGACCACGCCGGCAACGTCAACCTCTTCCCCGGGGCCACCTTGCTGGTGGGCTTCGACCTGAGCCGCGGCGCCGGGCTCtacctgccccacggcctggccCGGGGGCAGCCCCACGCCCTGGAGCCGGGGCGCCTGGAGGTGCTGCCCACGCCGGGCCACGTGGGCGCCCACGTCAGCGTGGCCGTGCGCGGCACCGCCCTGGGCACCGTGGTGGTGGCCGGCGACCTCTTCGAGCGCGAGGGCGACGAGGGGACCTGGCAGGGGCTCAGCGAGGACCCGGCGCGGCAGGAGGCCAGCCGCCGGCGCGTGCTGGCCATGGCCGACGTCATCGTGCCGGGCCACGGGCCCCCCTTCCGCGTCTTCAGGGAgtggggggccggggaggccctGCCGGATgaggggacaccaggggacaGGGAGAAGGGGGACGAGGGGGACAATCCCTAG